Proteins encoded by one window of Halomonas sp. Bachu 37:
- a CDS encoding AI-2E family transporter: MPRLSDEDYRSMPMNATLALAALVVIIAGMKLGADLLVPLLLAIFIAVVCTAPVQWLHQLGLSLRAAVWLTLLVLLAFISLIGILVVNSFGTFVEALPDIEARLYEHYWNLLNALAAKGLAINPEQLSSLFNMDDEENSWVPKLLGEIGNFFMQSVVVSLLVIFMLFETLNFRAKVSHALVNPAPSLKRFGEFSLTLKRYLAVKTMISLVTGVLVWLACVLVGVEFPLLWGVLAFALNFIPNIGSAIAAIPPVLLLLVSQDGGVFEALVLASAYLVINFILGNLVEPRVMGQALGLSTFVAFLSLVVWGWVFGAVGMLLSVLLTMTLKIALDSHPQTRWIAHLLGAAKGDGKPRALREAAKPPWKRERNRLP; the protein is encoded by the coding sequence ATGCCAAGATTATCTGACGAGGATTACCGAAGTATGCCGATGAATGCCACCTTGGCGCTGGCCGCGCTGGTGGTGATCATTGCCGGAATGAAATTGGGTGCCGATCTACTGGTTCCGCTGCTGCTGGCGATTTTCATTGCCGTGGTATGTACGGCGCCCGTGCAGTGGCTGCACCAGCTGGGGCTGAGCCTGCGGGCAGCTGTATGGTTGACACTTCTCGTGCTGCTGGCCTTCATTTCGCTGATCGGAATACTCGTGGTCAACAGCTTCGGTACCTTCGTGGAGGCGCTGCCGGATATTGAAGCACGTCTTTATGAACATTACTGGAATCTGCTTAACGCTCTGGCGGCCAAGGGTCTGGCGATAAACCCGGAGCAGTTGAGCTCGCTCTTCAACATGGATGATGAGGAGAACTCCTGGGTTCCCAAGTTGCTGGGGGAAATCGGCAACTTTTTCATGCAGAGCGTCGTGGTCTCATTGCTGGTGATATTCATGCTCTTCGAGACCCTGAATTTTCGTGCCAAGGTCTCCCATGCCCTGGTGAATCCTGCACCGAGTCTGAAGCGTTTCGGTGAGTTCAGCCTGACGCTGAAGCGCTACCTTGCCGTCAAGACCATGATAAGCCTGGTGACGGGGGTATTGGTGTGGCTGGCGTGTGTCCTGGTGGGGGTCGAATTCCCCTTGCTGTGGGGAGTGCTCGCTTTCGCCTTGAACTTCATTCCCAATATCGGTTCGGCCATTGCCGCCATTCCTCCCGTTCTGCTTCTGCTGGTCTCGCAAGATGGTGGGGTGTTCGAGGCGCTGGTCCTGGCCTCGGCCTATCTCGTGATCAATTTCATTCTGGGGAATCTCGTCGAGCCAAGGGTCATGGGGCAGGCGTTGGGGCTGTCCACGTTCGTGGCGTTTCTTTCCCTGGTGGTATGGGGATGGGTGTTCGGTGCGGTGGGGATGCTGCTTTCGGTATTGCTGACCATGACCTTGAAGATTGCCCTGGACAGTCATCCGCAAACGCGCTGGATAGCCCACCTGTTGGGTGCGGCAAAGGGCGATGGGAAACCGAGGGCATTGAGGGAGGCGGCCAAACCGCCATGGAAGCGAGAAAGAAATCGCTTGCCTTGA
- the trxA gene encoding thioredoxin, with product MANNIDVTNANFEQEVLNAEQPVLLKFWAPWCGPCKVMAPVVDEVAQERQDGLKVVSINVDDAPEIAAEQGVRGVPTVMLFKSGTKVASLVGAQSKSQLAQFIDQNA from the coding sequence ATGGCCAATAATATCGATGTCACCAACGCCAATTTCGAGCAGGAAGTCCTCAATGCGGAGCAGCCTGTCCTGTTGAAGTTCTGGGCCCCCTGGTGCGGCCCGTGCAAGGTAATGGCTCCGGTGGTCGATGAAGTTGCACAAGAGCGTCAGGACGGCCTGAAAGTCGTCAGCATCAATGTCGATGATGCGCCGGAAATCGCCGCGGAACAGGGGGTGCGTGGAGTGCCGACCGTCATGCTGTTCAAGTCCGGCACCAAGGTCGCTTCACTGGTCGGGGCGCAATCGAAATCCCAGCTCGCGCAGTTCATCGACCAAAACGCCTGA
- the pabB gene encoding aminodeoxychorismate synthase component I: protein MTMPLLITALPYSHSPLKWFASLRRRPGAVLLDSGRPQANGHYDIMSSDPLTLMEVSVEGEVSCTPPVPEVAAMTRRPFQAQQYLLEQLPVPEAESDLPFLGGLIGYWSYDLGREAQQVPARSARATSLPASRLGLYDWALIQDHQRQQAWLVASEPRRREVLQWLDNPAPESSTFSLQDDFTAAMDRQGYQQRFAAVQRYIRAGDCYQINLAQRFHAPYEGDLWSAYLRLREATPTPFSGYMAWEDKGVLSLSPERFIRCRQKHVETRPIKGTRPRGATSQEDARLAQALLNSTKDRAENVMIVDLLRNDLGRVCQPGSIRVPQLCALESYPNVHHLVSVVQGMLKENSKPLELLAAAFPGGSITGAPKIRAMQIIDELEPSQRGVYCGSLGYVDVRGNMDTSIAIRSVIADAGTLHVWGGGGLVADSVEEEEYTETLDKIRHLIDALR from the coding sequence ATGACGATGCCCTTGTTGATCACCGCCCTGCCCTACTCCCACTCACCCCTGAAGTGGTTCGCCAGCCTGCGCCGCCGTCCGGGTGCCGTCCTGCTGGATAGCGGCAGACCCCAGGCGAACGGGCATTACGACATCATGAGCAGCGACCCGCTTACTCTGATGGAAGTCAGTGTCGAGGGAGAGGTGTCCTGTACGCCCCCCGTGCCGGAAGTCGCGGCAATGACGCGACGGCCATTTCAGGCTCAGCAATACCTGCTGGAGCAACTACCTGTTCCAGAAGCGGAATCCGACTTGCCCTTTCTGGGAGGCTTGATCGGCTACTGGAGTTACGATCTAGGCCGCGAGGCGCAGCAGGTGCCAGCGCGATCCGCTCGCGCCACTTCGCTTCCCGCCAGCCGCTTAGGGCTATACGACTGGGCGCTGATCCAGGACCATCAGCGGCAACAGGCCTGGCTGGTGGCAAGCGAGCCTCGGCGGCGTGAGGTACTGCAGTGGCTGGACAACCCGGCTCCTGAAAGCTCGACGTTTTCACTTCAGGATGACTTTACCGCCGCCATGGATCGCCAGGGCTATCAGCAGCGCTTTGCCGCCGTGCAGCGCTACATCCGCGCCGGCGACTGCTACCAGATCAACCTGGCCCAGCGTTTCCACGCCCCCTATGAGGGCGACCTGTGGAGCGCTTACCTGCGGCTGCGCGAGGCCACGCCCACGCCGTTTTCGGGTTATATGGCCTGGGAGGACAAGGGCGTGCTGTCGCTCTCCCCCGAGCGCTTCATCCGTTGCCGGCAAAAGCACGTCGAGACGCGACCGATCAAGGGCACCCGGCCACGCGGGGCAACGTCGCAGGAGGATGCGCGGCTGGCGCAGGCCCTGCTGAACAGCACCAAGGACCGGGCGGAAAACGTCATGATCGTCGACCTGCTGCGCAATGACCTGGGGCGTGTATGCCAACCAGGCAGCATTCGCGTACCACAACTTTGCGCCCTGGAAAGCTATCCCAACGTTCATCACCTGGTCAGCGTGGTGCAGGGTATGTTGAAGGAGAACAGCAAGCCGCTTGAGCTACTGGCGGCCGCGTTTCCCGGCGGCTCCATCACCGGCGCCCCCAAGATCCGTGCCATGCAGATCATCGACGAGCTGGAACCCAGCCAGCGCGGTGTCTACTGCGGCAGCCTTGGCTACGTGGATGTGCGCGGCAACATGGATACCTCCATCGCCATACGCAGCGTGATCGCCGATGCAGGAACACTGCATGTCTGGGGCGGTGGCGGACTGGTCGCCGATTCCGTGGAGGAGGAAGAGTACACCGAGACACTGGACAAGATTCGCCATCTGATCGATGCATTGCGATAA
- a CDS encoding SIMPL domain-containing protein codes for MISFTTRALRSSMLASAAASLLATGLLVSAPSAMASNAPPPSLSIQAQASVEVEPDKATLNARLWERTPAIAQHEDQQQDSSALAEARERLEERTGNLIRQMEDAGLARDAINAGSLNIQPEHISGPRNADEERKTLVRTRLERPVEVELNDLDQLGEILDALVSAGVNSLDGVQFDLQDREAATDEALVKALEKARHKAELMAKTLDITLGEITQVQETQSPIFSPRMMSMRADSAESAGGQSEYRPGTISIDAGVNVQWSLTAEGAPRPSDRDATAQEQ; via the coding sequence ATGATCTCTTTTACTACTCGCGCCTTGCGCTCCTCAATGTTGGCTTCGGCGGCCGCGTCGCTTCTCGCCACCGGACTGTTAGTATCGGCACCATCCGCCATGGCCTCAAACGCCCCGCCCCCATCCTTGAGCATTCAAGCCCAAGCGTCGGTGGAAGTCGAGCCGGACAAGGCCACGCTGAATGCCCGCTTGTGGGAGCGCACCCCCGCCATAGCGCAGCATGAAGATCAGCAACAGGACAGCAGCGCGCTCGCCGAAGCCCGGGAGCGGCTGGAAGAGCGGACCGGCAACCTGATTCGCCAGATGGAAGACGCTGGCCTGGCGCGTGATGCCATCAATGCGGGATCGCTCAACATCCAGCCCGAACACATATCCGGCCCGCGAAACGCAGATGAGGAGCGCAAGACCCTGGTGCGGACCCGCCTGGAACGCCCCGTCGAGGTCGAGTTGAATGATCTGGATCAGCTGGGAGAGATACTCGACGCCCTGGTCAGCGCCGGTGTGAACTCGCTGGACGGCGTCCAGTTCGACCTGCAGGACCGCGAAGCCGCCACCGACGAGGCCTTGGTCAAAGCGCTGGAAAAGGCACGCCACAAAGCCGAGTTGATGGCCAAGACACTGGATATCACCCTCGGCGAAATCACCCAGGTGCAAGAGACCCAGTCGCCCATCTTCTCCCCACGCATGATGTCGATGCGTGCCGACAGCGCGGAAAGCGCCGGCGGCCAGAGCGAATACCGCCCCGGCACCATCAGCATCGATGCCGGGGTCAACGTGCAGTGGTCGCTTACAGCTGAAGGCGCTCCGCGCCCTTCAGATAGGGACGCAACGGCTCAGGAACAGTAA
- the prpB gene encoding methylisocitrate lyase — MTQQTPGARFRAALEAKRPLPIVGTINAYTAMMAERVGHQAIYLSGGGVANASFGLPDLGMTTMNDVVQDAHRICGATDLPLLVDIDTGWGGAFNIARTVKEMQRAGVAAVHLEDQVAQKRCGHRPNKEIVTKQEMVDRIKAAADAKIDPDFYLIARTDAFQKEGLDAAIDRANACIEAGADAIFAEAVHTLDDYRAFCERVDAPILANITEFGATPLFSQQELGEVGCRMVLYPLSAFRAMNAAALKVYQSIHDNGHQKEVVDLMQTRDELYDFLNYHDFEQKLDALFEKGES; from the coding sequence ATGACCCAACAGACGCCAGGTGCCCGCTTTCGTGCCGCACTAGAAGCAAAACGGCCGCTTCCCATCGTCGGGACCATTAATGCCTACACTGCCATGATGGCCGAGCGAGTGGGCCATCAAGCGATCTACCTCTCCGGCGGCGGCGTGGCCAATGCCTCCTTCGGCCTGCCGGACCTGGGCATGACCACCATGAACGACGTGGTGCAAGACGCTCATCGCATCTGCGGCGCCACCGACCTGCCACTGCTTGTGGATATCGACACCGGCTGGGGCGGTGCCTTCAATATCGCCCGTACCGTCAAGGAGATGCAGCGTGCCGGCGTGGCGGCGGTTCACCTGGAAGACCAGGTGGCGCAGAAACGTTGCGGTCATCGTCCCAACAAGGAAATCGTCACCAAGCAGGAGATGGTGGACCGCATCAAGGCGGCGGCGGATGCCAAGATCGATCCCGACTTCTACCTGATCGCACGCACCGACGCCTTCCAGAAAGAGGGCCTGGATGCCGCCATCGACCGCGCCAACGCCTGTATCGAAGCGGGAGCGGATGCCATCTTCGCCGAAGCGGTGCATACCCTGGACGACTATCGCGCCTTCTGCGAGCGAGTCGACGCCCCGATCCTGGCCAACATCACTGAATTCGGCGCTACGCCGTTGTTCAGCCAGCAGGAGCTGGGCGAGGTCGGTTGCCGCATGGTGCTCTACCCGTTGTCTGCCTTCCGCGCCATGAATGCGGCGGCGTTGAAGGTGTACCAGAGCATCCATGACAACGGCCACCAGAAGGAAGTCGTCGACCTGATGCAGACCCGTGACGAACTCTACGACTTCCTCAACTATCACGACTTCGAGCAGAAGCTGGACGCCCTGTTCGAGAAGGGCGAGTCCTGA
- a CDS encoding phosphoadenosine phosphosulfate reductase family protein yields MSLDLDAINRDLGHDPQALTQWALGLGKHAICTTNFRPFEAVILHMVTRVQPDIPVVWMDNGYNTPATYQFADEIAKRLNLNLITYLPRRSRAHREALEGQAPGIDDPGHDAFTQEVKLEPFERALREMNPDVWITALRAEDTPERSRMQPVSRNADGLLKVAPVLHWNARDMYQYLQAHDLPNNFDYFDPTKVEDKRECGLHLQH; encoded by the coding sequence ATGTCGTTGGACCTTGATGCCATCAATCGTGACCTGGGCCACGATCCCCAAGCCCTCACCCAATGGGCATTGGGGCTGGGCAAGCACGCGATCTGCACCACCAACTTCCGCCCTTTCGAGGCGGTCATCCTGCACATGGTCACGCGAGTGCAACCGGATATCCCCGTGGTATGGATGGATAACGGCTATAACACCCCGGCGACCTACCAGTTCGCCGACGAGATCGCCAAACGCCTGAACCTCAACCTGATCACCTATCTTCCCCGCCGTTCACGCGCCCACCGCGAGGCACTCGAAGGGCAAGCACCGGGTATCGATGACCCGGGACACGATGCCTTTACCCAAGAGGTCAAACTCGAGCCTTTCGAACGCGCTCTGCGTGAGATGAATCCCGATGTCTGGATCACAGCACTGCGCGCCGAGGACACGCCGGAGCGCTCACGCATGCAGCCGGTGTCGCGCAACGCCGATGGCCTGTTGAAAGTCGCCCCGGTACTGCACTGGAACGCTCGCGACATGTACCAGTATCTGCAAGCCCATGATCTGCCCAATAACTTCGACTACTTCGACCCCACCAAGGTAGAAGACAAACGTGAGTGCGGCCTGCACCTTCAGCATTGA
- the prpC gene encoding bifunctional 2-methylcitrate synthase/citrate synthase, translating into MADKPVNGAGLRGQSAGTTALCTVGKTGSGLTYRGFDIKELAEKAKFEEVAYLLLKGKLPNQAELDAYIAKLKSLRSLPQALKTVLEQIPKDAHPMDVMRTGASMLGNLETEESFDEQQDASDRLLAVLPSIICYWYRYSHDGVRIETETDDESVGGHFLHLLRDEPASELHARVMNVSLILYAEHEFNASTFTARVCASTLSDMHSCVTGAIGSLRGPLHGGANEAAMDMIEDWKSPEEAESEIMGMLERKDKIMGFGHAIYRESDPRNAIIKHWSKKLSEDVGDTVLYPVSERVEEVMWREKKLFCNADFFHASAYHFMDIPTKLFTPIFVCSRVTGWCAHVFEQRANNRIIRPSADYIGPEKSEWVPIEQRS; encoded by the coding sequence ATGGCAGATAAACCCGTCAATGGAGCAGGCCTGCGCGGCCAGAGCGCCGGCACCACCGCACTTTGCACCGTGGGCAAGACAGGCTCGGGCCTGACGTACCGTGGTTTCGATATCAAGGAGCTGGCGGAAAAGGCCAAGTTTGAAGAAGTTGCTTACCTGCTGCTCAAGGGCAAGCTGCCCAATCAGGCCGAGCTAGATGCCTATATCGCCAAGCTCAAAAGCCTGCGCAGCCTGCCACAGGCGCTGAAGACCGTCCTCGAGCAGATCCCCAAGGACGCCCATCCCATGGACGTGATGCGCACCGGCGCCTCCATGCTGGGCAACCTGGAAACCGAAGAGAGCTTCGATGAGCAGCAGGATGCCTCGGACCGCCTGCTGGCCGTATTGCCTTCGATCATCTGCTACTGGTATCGCTACTCCCACGACGGCGTACGCATCGAGACCGAGACCGACGACGAGTCGGTGGGCGGGCATTTCCTTCACCTGTTGCGTGACGAGCCGGCCTCGGAACTGCATGCCCGAGTGATGAACGTGTCGCTGATTCTCTACGCCGAGCACGAATTCAACGCCTCGACCTTTACCGCCCGCGTCTGCGCCTCGACACTTTCCGACATGCACTCCTGCGTCACCGGTGCCATCGGCTCGCTGCGCGGCCCGCTGCACGGCGGCGCCAACGAGGCGGCGATGGACATGATCGAGGACTGGAAGTCGCCGGAAGAGGCGGAAAGCGAGATCATGGGCATGCTCGAGCGCAAGGACAAGATCATGGGCTTCGGCCACGCGATCTATCGCGAATCCGACCCGCGTAACGCCATCATCAAGCACTGGTCCAAGAAGCTTTCCGAGGATGTCGGCGACACGGTGCTGTATCCGGTTTCCGAGCGTGTCGAGGAAGTGATGTGGCGCGAGAAGAAGCTGTTCTGCAACGCCGACTTCTTCCATGCCAGCGCTTATCACTTCATGGACATCCCCACCAAGCTGTTCACTCCCATCTTCGTCTGTTCCCGCGTGACCGGCTGGTGCGCCCACGTGTTCGAGCAACGCGCCAACAATCGCATCATTCGCCCCAGCGCCGATTACATCGGGCCGGAAAAGAGCGAATGGGTGCCGATCGAGCAGCGTAGCTGA
- a CDS encoding GntR family transcriptional regulator, whose amino-acid sequence MTSLASSPEPSVLSTETASPEVRTLAERVFHQLQDAIVRGELAPGSKITEPGLSKTYGISRGPLREAMRRLEAHRLIERVPHVGARVVQLSMKELLELFDVREALESMAARLAAEHMQPEEIAGLREVLAVHERQSDLRRGEAYFQREGDLDFHYRIVQGSHNKMLMNLLCDDLYYLVRLYRTQFSASGSRPQRAFVEHHRIVDAIEAGDAELAELLMRRHVSASRANVADRYAAILEQQPASL is encoded by the coding sequence ATGACTTCACTTGCTTCGTCTCCCGAGCCTTCCGTTCTCAGCACCGAGACCGCTTCACCTGAAGTACGCACCCTGGCCGAGCGCGTTTTCCACCAGTTGCAGGACGCCATAGTACGCGGTGAGCTGGCGCCGGGAAGCAAGATTACCGAACCCGGGCTTTCCAAGACTTACGGAATATCCCGCGGCCCGTTGCGCGAAGCCATGCGACGTCTGGAAGCGCATCGCTTGATCGAGCGCGTACCGCATGTGGGGGCGCGCGTGGTGCAGCTTTCGATGAAGGAGTTGCTGGAACTCTTCGATGTGCGCGAAGCGCTCGAGAGCATGGCCGCCCGCCTGGCGGCGGAGCACATGCAGCCCGAGGAGATCGCCGGTCTGCGCGAAGTCCTGGCGGTACACGAACGCCAGTCGGATCTACGCCGGGGCGAGGCCTACTTTCAGCGCGAAGGGGACCTCGATTTCCATTACCGCATCGTGCAGGGCAGCCACAACAAGATGTTGATGAACCTGCTCTGCGACGACCTGTACTACCTCGTCAGGCTTTACCGGACCCAGTTCAGCGCCAGTGGCTCACGCCCGCAGCGCGCCTTCGTCGAGCATCACCGCATCGTCGACGCCATCGAGGCGGGAGACGCCGAACTCGCCGAACTGCTCATGCGTCGCCATGTCAGCGCCTCGCGGGCCAACGTTGCCGACCGCTACGCCGCCATTCTCGAACAACAGCCTGCGTCGCTTTGA
- the serS gene encoding serine--tRNA ligase, producing MLDPKLLRGDLDNVAQQLARRGYVLDTEQLQALESRRRELQTQTEQLQNERNTRSKAIGKAKANGEDIQPLLDEVSDLGDRLDRAKRELAEVQEEWDDAISGIPNLPHESVPEGKSEDDNVELHRWGTPREFDFEVLDHVDLGKKSGYLDFDLASKLTGARFAVMRGPIAKLHRALAQFMLDTQTEQHGYEECYVPYMVNRDSLMGTGQLPKFGEDLFKLDDEREYHLIPTSEVPLTNFVRDEIVEQAALPMKLTAHTPCFRSEAGSHGRDTRGMIRQHQFDKVEMVQIVEPETSYDALEEMRGHAEAILQALELPYRVVTLCTGDMGFGAAKTYDLEVWLPSQDTYREISSVSNCEDFQARRMQARFRHPESKKPQLLHTLNGSGLAVGRCLLAVMENHQQADGSVTVPEPLRPYLKGAERLQL from the coding sequence ATGCTCGATCCGAAACTGCTGCGTGGTGATCTCGATAATGTCGCCCAACAATTGGCCCGGCGGGGCTATGTGCTCGATACCGAGCAGCTGCAAGCGTTGGAGTCTCGGCGTCGTGAGCTGCAAACCCAGACCGAACAGCTGCAGAACGAGCGTAATACGCGCTCCAAAGCCATCGGCAAGGCGAAGGCCAACGGCGAGGATATTCAACCGCTGCTGGATGAAGTCAGCGACCTGGGCGACCGCCTGGACCGGGCCAAGCGTGAGCTGGCCGAGGTACAGGAGGAGTGGGACGATGCCATTAGCGGTATTCCCAACCTGCCCCACGAAAGCGTTCCCGAAGGCAAGAGCGAAGACGACAACGTCGAGCTGCACCGCTGGGGCACGCCGCGCGAGTTCGATTTCGAGGTGCTGGATCATGTCGACCTGGGTAAGAAATCGGGCTATCTCGATTTCGATCTCGCCTCGAAGCTGACTGGGGCGCGCTTTGCGGTCATGCGTGGTCCTATTGCGAAACTGCACCGGGCCCTGGCGCAATTCATGCTGGATACGCAAACCGAGCAGCACGGCTACGAAGAGTGCTACGTGCCGTACATGGTCAACCGCGATTCGCTGATGGGGACCGGCCAGTTGCCGAAATTCGGCGAAGACCTGTTCAAACTGGATGACGAGCGCGAGTATCACTTGATTCCGACGTCGGAAGTGCCGTTGACCAACTTCGTGCGCGATGAAATCGTCGAGCAGGCGGCGCTGCCGATGAAGCTGACGGCGCACACGCCGTGCTTCCGCAGTGAGGCGGGTTCCCACGGGCGCGATACCCGCGGCATGATTCGCCAGCACCAGTTCGACAAGGTCGAAATGGTGCAGATCGTCGAGCCGGAAACGAGCTACGACGCGCTGGAAGAGATGCGCGGCCACGCCGAGGCGATCCTGCAGGCGCTGGAATTGCCGTATCGCGTGGTCACGCTGTGTACCGGCGACATGGGCTTCGGCGCGGCCAAGACCTACGATCTGGAAGTGTGGCTGCCCAGCCAAGATACCTATCGGGAGATTTCCTCGGTATCCAACTGCGAGGATTTCCAGGCGCGGCGCATGCAGGCGCGTTTCCGCCACCCCGAATCGAAGAAGCCGCAGCTGCTGCACACCTTGAACGGCTCTGGCCTGGCCGTGGGGCGGTGCCTGCTGGCGGTAATGGAAAACCACCAGCAGGCGGATGGCTCGGTTACTGTTCCTGAGCCGTTGCGTCCCTATCTGAAGGGCGCGGAGCGCCTTCAGCTGTAA
- the cysB gene encoding HTH-type transcriptional regulator CysB: MKLQQLRYIWEVSRHNLNVSATAQSLYTSQPGISKQIRLLEDELGVEIFARSGKHLTRVTPAGNAIIELAGQVLRLTENIKQVSQEHSDERRGSLAIATTHTQARYALPPVITEFTRKYPDVALHMQQGTPKQIAQMVSEGQADFAIATESLELFTDLVLLPCYRWNRCILVPKDHPLAKLEGQLTLEALAKYPLVTYVFGFTGRSQLDDAFRAKDLEPNVVLTAADADVIKTYVRLGMGVGIVAQMAVDPELDTDLVVIDARHLFASSTTKIGIRRGTFMRGYMYEFLERFAPHLDRDLVDAALTAGPRHEQSLFDEKMLPEY, encoded by the coding sequence ATGAAATTACAACAGTTGCGCTATATCTGGGAAGTGAGTCGCCATAACTTGAATGTTTCGGCGACGGCGCAAAGCCTGTATACCTCTCAGCCCGGCATATCCAAGCAGATTCGCCTGTTGGAAGATGAGTTGGGCGTGGAGATATTCGCTCGCAGCGGCAAGCATCTGACGCGGGTCACTCCGGCGGGAAACGCCATCATCGAGTTGGCGGGCCAGGTCCTGCGGCTGACCGAGAATATCAAGCAAGTCTCCCAGGAGCACAGCGACGAACGGCGGGGTAGCCTGGCTATCGCCACCACGCATACACAGGCACGTTACGCGTTGCCACCCGTCATAACCGAGTTCACGCGTAAGTACCCCGACGTGGCGCTGCACATGCAGCAAGGCACGCCCAAGCAGATCGCTCAGATGGTAAGCGAAGGACAGGCGGATTTCGCCATCGCCACGGAGTCGCTGGAGCTGTTCACCGATCTGGTATTGTTGCCCTGCTACCGCTGGAACCGGTGCATACTGGTGCCCAAGGATCATCCGTTGGCGAAGCTTGAGGGACAGTTGACGCTGGAAGCCTTGGCGAAATATCCCCTGGTGACCTATGTCTTCGGCTTTACCGGGCGCTCGCAGCTGGACGATGCTTTCAGAGCCAAGGATCTCGAGCCCAACGTGGTGTTGACTGCCGCGGATGCCGACGTCATCAAGACCTACGTGCGCCTAGGCATGGGCGTCGGCATCGTGGCCCAGATGGCGGTGGACCCCGAGCTGGATACTGATCTCGTGGTAATCGACGCCAGGCATCTGTTTGCCAGCTCCACGACCAAGATAGGCATCCGTCGCGGGACATTCATGCGCGGCTACATGTATGAATTTCTCGAGCGCTTTGCGCCGCATCTCGACCGCGACCTGGTCGATGCCGCGCTGACGGCGGGGCCACGCCACGAGCAGTCGTTGTTCGACGAGAAGATGCTGCCGGAATACTGA
- a CDS encoding ZIP family metal transporter yields the protein MSNLLQITVLTLIAGLAMPIGASIAAVERIRPNWLENELRHSVIAFGGGALLAAVALVLVPEGIRTLSPLAIFVCFAGGGVTFMILDRRLAANDAPVSQLIAMLADFIPEALALGATFALSRDAGLLLAGVIALQNFPEGFNAYRELKSSTHYRRLQIIGAFILMAMLGPAAGLSGYFVLSGYPKVVSAIMLFAAGGILYLIFQDIAPQARLKKHWAPPLGAVAGFLLGVMGQILIEG from the coding sequence ATGAGTAACCTGCTTCAAATTACGGTCTTGACGTTGATCGCGGGGCTTGCCATGCCCATCGGGGCGTCGATTGCGGCGGTCGAGCGAATTCGTCCGAACTGGCTGGAAAACGAATTGCGCCACAGTGTCATCGCCTTCGGTGGCGGCGCGCTTCTCGCGGCGGTGGCGCTGGTGCTCGTTCCCGAGGGCATACGCACGCTATCGCCGTTGGCGATCTTCGTTTGCTTTGCCGGTGGCGGCGTCACGTTCATGATCCTCGATAGGCGTTTGGCAGCGAACGACGCGCCGGTTAGCCAGCTGATCGCCATGCTGGCCGATTTCATACCGGAGGCGCTGGCGCTTGGGGCGACCTTTGCCTTGTCGCGGGATGCCGGGCTGCTGCTGGCGGGTGTCATTGCCTTGCAGAATTTTCCTGAAGGCTTCAATGCCTACCGGGAACTCAAATCATCGACCCATTATCGTCGGCTACAGATCATCGGCGCTTTTATCCTGATGGCCATGCTGGGTCCGGCGGCTGGCTTGTCCGGGTATTTCGTGCTTTCGGGCTACCCGAAAGTGGTGTCCGCTATCATGCTGTTTGCCGCCGGTGGCATCCTGTACTTGATTTTTCAGGACATTGCGCCTCAGGCCAGATTGAAGAAACACTGGGCGCCTCCCTTGGGCGCCGTGGCGGGGTTCTTGCTGGGCGTCATGGGGCAAATCCTGATCGAGGGATGA